From a region of the Aquipuribacter hungaricus genome:
- a CDS encoding Dabb family protein, whose product MITHTVSFCLVHPEGSEAEVEFLTRARAVLSAVPGVQDLAVHRQVSPQSPHRFQLSMRFSDEQAYRAYDEHPEHVRFVRERWAPEVADFQELDLTAWP is encoded by the coding sequence GTGATCACGCACACCGTCAGCTTCTGCCTCGTGCACCCCGAGGGCTCCGAGGCCGAGGTGGAGTTCCTCACCCGTGCCCGGGCGGTGCTGTCCGCCGTGCCGGGCGTGCAGGATCTCGCCGTCCATCGGCAGGTCAGCCCGCAGAGCCCGCACCGGTTCCAGCTCTCGATGCGGTTCTCCGACGAGCAGGCGTACCGCGCCTACGACGAGCACCCCGAGCACGTCAGGTTCGTGCGGGAGCGGTGGGCCCCCGAGGTCGCCGACTTCCAGGAGCTGGACCTCACCGCCTGGCCGTGA
- a CDS encoding alpha/beta fold hydrolase, whose product MAAGRTVLVRGSAVQVLDVGSGPAVLLLHGSGPGTTGAGSWGATAEALAGSCRLVAPDLAGFGGTPLPPGSRGGRRTWTEQASGLVDALGLDRYVVVGHSMGAAVALSLAVARPSQVAGVVAVSAMGAPGAPLSPDLEAVWAAPPGRDGARDMLSRLLLDPALVGEQAVTARAAAMEAGEAAFEGLFPPPRQRWVDDLALAPAELAGVRAPVLLVHGAQDTVTPLATSVPALLASLPDARLHVLDRCGHAPAVEHPDAFRALLADFLGVEAPPDRRQDGRPS is encoded by the coding sequence GTGGCGGCGGGCCGGACCGTCCTCGTGCGCGGCTCGGCGGTGCAGGTCCTCGACGTGGGGTCCGGCCCGGCGGTGCTCCTGCTCCACGGCTCCGGCCCGGGGACCACGGGCGCGGGGTCGTGGGGCGCCACGGCGGAGGCGCTGGCCGGGTCGTGCAGGCTCGTCGCCCCGGACCTCGCGGGGTTCGGCGGGACACCGCTCCCGCCGGGGTCCCGCGGCGGGCGCCGGACGTGGACCGAGCAGGCGTCCGGTCTCGTGGACGCGCTGGGCCTGGACCGGTACGTCGTGGTCGGGCACTCCATGGGGGCGGCCGTCGCGCTGTCGCTGGCCGTCGCGCGGCCCTCGCAGGTGGCCGGGGTCGTCGCGGTGTCCGCGATGGGGGCCCCCGGGGCGCCGCTGTCGCCCGACCTCGAGGCCGTCTGGGCCGCGCCGCCGGGCAGGGACGGCGCCCGGGACATGCTGTCGAGGCTGCTGCTCGACCCTGCCCTGGTGGGCGAGCAGGCGGTCACGGCGCGCGCGGCGGCCATGGAGGCGGGCGAGGCCGCCTTCGAGGGGCTGTTCCCCCCGCCGCGGCAGCGGTGGGTCGACGACCTCGCCCTCGCGCCCGCCGAGCTCGCCGGCGTCCGCGCCCCCGTGCTGCTCGTGCACGGCGCCCAGGACACGGTGACGCCGCTCGCCACGTCGGTGCCCGCGCTGCTCGCGTCGCTGCCCGACGCGCGGCTGCACGTCCTCGACCGGTGCGGCCACGCGCCCGCCGTCGAGCACCCGGACGCCTTCCGGGCTCTGCTCGCGGACTTCCTGGGCGTGGAGGCACCCCCGGACCGGCGGCAGGACGGACGACCCTCGTGA
- a CDS encoding DJ-1/PfpI family protein, translating into MPRALLLTGDAAEELDTMYPYYRVQEGGWDVDVSSRTLRDVQLVIHEFDPGSDAYVEKPGRRLPVDVPWSEVDVERYDALIIPGGRAPEWIRVDADVRRITEHFFARDLPIALVCHGAQVPAVYGLLKGRKTACFPPITGDMENAGATVVDAPDVVDGNLVSCRGWPDMPQFGRAMMELFARHAASVPA; encoded by the coding sequence GTGCCCAGAGCGCTGCTCCTGACCGGCGACGCCGCCGAGGAGCTCGACACCATGTACCCCTACTACCGCGTGCAGGAGGGCGGCTGGGACGTCGACGTCTCCTCCCGGACCCTGCGCGACGTGCAGCTCGTCATCCACGAGTTCGACCCGGGCTCGGACGCCTACGTGGAGAAGCCGGGCCGCCGGCTGCCCGTCGACGTGCCGTGGTCCGAGGTCGACGTCGAGCGCTACGACGCCCTCATCATCCCGGGCGGGCGGGCGCCGGAGTGGATCCGCGTGGACGCCGACGTCCGCCGCATCACCGAGCACTTCTTCGCCCGCGACCTGCCGATCGCCCTGGTGTGCCACGGCGCGCAGGTGCCCGCCGTGTACGGGCTGCTCAAGGGCCGGAAGACCGCGTGCTTCCCGCCCATCACGGGCGACATGGAGAACGCCGGCGCGACCGTCGTCGACGCGCCGGACGTCGTCGACGGCAACCTCGTCTCGTGCCGGGGCTGGCCGGACATGCCCCAGTTCGGGCGGGCCATGATGGAGCTCTTCGCGCGGCACGCCGCGTCCGTCCCTGCCTGA
- a CDS encoding GntR family transcriptional regulator, whose translation MDGDQTPEQQQDQAEDDGRTGGRPRKRLADEVYDTLLAQLMSLRIVPGSRVTIDALARELGVSQTPIRDALNRMEADGLVVRVHHAGYRIPPQITRGRFEDMLEVRLLLEPAAARRAAERATPEHVRGMRQMLAEMADLAGGDGHLAYGAFGRRDAAFHDLVALSGGNALVREALARLHTHVHLFRLLFDTQVTSLATAEHDEVLEAVASRDPDAAAWAMRTHILRSGERFGALFDAAEAAGAAGAAGADGDDGGREGS comes from the coding sequence GTGGACGGCGACCAGACGCCCGAGCAGCAGCAGGACCAGGCCGAGGACGACGGCCGGACGGGGGGCCGGCCCCGCAAGCGGCTGGCGGACGAGGTGTACGACACGCTGCTCGCGCAGCTGATGTCGCTGCGGATCGTGCCGGGTTCGCGCGTCACCATCGACGCCCTGGCGCGCGAGCTGGGGGTCTCCCAGACCCCGATCCGGGACGCCCTCAACCGGATGGAGGCCGACGGGCTCGTCGTGCGCGTCCACCACGCCGGCTACCGCATCCCTCCGCAGATCACCCGGGGGCGCTTCGAGGACATGCTCGAGGTCCGGCTGCTGCTGGAGCCCGCGGCGGCCCGGCGGGCGGCCGAGCGCGCCACGCCGGAGCACGTGCGCGGGATGCGGCAGATGCTGGCGGAGATGGCGGACCTCGCCGGCGGCGACGGGCACCTGGCCTACGGCGCGTTCGGCCGCCGGGACGCCGCCTTCCACGACCTCGTCGCCCTGAGCGGGGGCAACGCCCTGGTGCGCGAGGCGCTGGCCCGGCTGCACACCCACGTGCACCTGTTCCGCCTGCTCTTCGACACCCAGGTGACGTCGCTGGCGACGGCCGAGCACGACGAGGTGCTCGAGGCGGTGGCCAGCCGGGACCCGGACGCCGCGGCCTGGGCGATGCGCACGCACATCCTCCGCTCGGGCGAGCGCTTCGGGGCGCTCTTCGACGCGGCGGAGGCAGCGGGGGCAGCCGGGGCAGCCGGTGCAGACGGGGACGACGGCGGCCGCGAGGGGTCTTGA